CATCAAAATCGTTGATCTATTAGGCGGCAAGCCAGATGCAGATCCTCAGATACTCAGCGGGGATATTATCACTGTAAACAGAGCCTTGCCGATCTACGTTATCGGGGCAGTAGTAAATCCGAGACCGGTATTTTCTCGTGAAAAGATGAATTTGAACAGGTTGATAGCCACGGCCGGTGGATTGTCGAAAGATGCTGACGCAAGCCGGGTGATGATCTTTCGCCGGGATGGACTCGAGGTAAGATCGATAGAGGCAGATCTAACGAAAATAAAGAACGGTAAATCAGAGGATGCAGTTTTGCTGCCTTTTGATATAATAGAGGTCGCTTCCAAGGGGGGCAGTAAGAGAAAGTACCCTCCCGTGGTTGCTAACGAACAGAACGCTGATCGTTCAAAGCAAGAAATGCCGTTGCGGATCGTCGATTAATGATCTTTCAGGGTTATGTTTCTTGAATAAGTTAGAGAGATAAATAGATGGCAAAAAATAGTAAGATCGGCCGACGAGCATCGGCATTGTTGTGGTTGCTGGGTGTTTCAGTCGTGATCGGGATATTGATCGCGTACGAACAGATCTCGATCCTTTATGTGCTCGCAACGTTCTCGATCGTCGCATTACTTTTGATCGTTGGGTTTGCGGATCTTGAAAAGGTCAGCCGCGCCGATGACAAGAATGCCGGCTCTGGAGTATAGTCCCTGTCATGAGAACCTTTCGTTCCATCGCCAATACTGCCTTGCTGGTTGCTGCGGTCGCCACAACTGCATTTGGCAGCTATATGCCGGCGATCGCCGGTAAGGCCGAGCCCCAAGGGTTACGGTGGAAAGATAGGGTCATTAAGATCGCGGTTTCAAATTCAGTTGTCGATCAGAACACTAATATTAAGACGGACAGCGACGTGATCGGAGCGATCAGGCGAAGCCTTGCGGCCTGGGAGAGAGTCTCGGACGTCCGCATTGAATTTGAGCTGTCGGACCGTTTGAACGTCAGCCCTTCGGGAGCCAATGGTGATGGCGTTAGTTTGATCACGATCGCTCAGACTCCAGAGAACCTCCTTCTTTTTTCTAAGGATCCGCAAGCTGAGTCTGCCAAAACCCGGGTCTTTTACAATCGGCGTAATTTTATTACCGAAGCTGACATCGTTCTCAATCCTTTCCAGCAGTTTTCGACGGATGGCACGTTTGGGACATTTGATCTGGAATCGACGTTGACCCATGAGATCGGCCACCTGCTCGGACTTCGCCATTCCGCTGTTCTCGGGGCCACGATGTCCGGATCGCTCCCCAAGAACGGTACCTTCGGGCTTGCAGACCTTTCGGCCCGCTCATTGGCGGAATCAGACATCGCTGCTATACGCGAACTATATGGCGCCGGAGCTGAGACCGATGGTTGCTGTGCCGCTTTCGTCGGCAAGCTTAATTCGGGTTCGCCAAAGCCGGCTAAAGGCGTGACCGTTTGGGCTGAAGAGACCGGTACAGGGCGGGTTTCAGCGATCTCAGAGCTCCAGGCAGACGGGAGTTTTAGGCTTGGCGGGCTTCCGGCCGGAACCTACTCGGTTTTTTGGCAGAAGGAGGACGATCTATCGCCTTCTCCGCTGAGTGTACTTGGAACATATAGGGTTGCGAAAGACGAAACTCGTTCTGTGAACGAACGAATAAACTTTACTAGATCTGAGCTTGGCGTGAATTTCGTTGGTATTAACGGCCAACTCTCGGACACTGCGGTATCATTGACCAGCGGCCGGGAGTATACGATATTCCTTGGCGGCAAGAACCTTGATCACCGAAAGCTTGAGATCGAATTCAATTCTCCCTACATCACGCTCTCGCCAAATACGATCGCCCCGCAGGACTTCGGTACGGGTATTTCTGTGGTGAGCCTTGTCGTTAAGGTCCATGAAGATACTCCCGCAGGGGTTTACAGCATCTTTGTCACGGGCGAGGATGGTGCCATCCACTCTTTGATCGGTGCTCTTAACATACAGTAGAAAGAATTACTTAGCGTTGAAAGTTTTTTTAGTATAACAACGCTTTTGGGTTGCGTTTTTTTAAAACCTGTGGATAATTGTGTTGTTCACCTCCCGGTGAACATCCGGTCACTCAGGTGACCCGGGGCGACGGTGTGGGAGACGTCGCCCCACTTAATTTTTAAATATCGATTCCAGGTTGTGCACCTGTTTAGTTTCGAGTTTGACAAAAACCGCAGGTGCGATCCGCACGGCGGTTTTCGATTTTGTAAATGGAAGAATAGCGGGAAGTGTTAGTTGTGTCCGTTGGCTGCAGTTAACATATCTCCGCTCATCGCGGCGAAGCAGTCACGGCAATATACCGGCCGGCCCTGGCAGGGATAGAAGGGGACGGTTGTCACGACCGAACATTTCGCACATTCGGCTCTAACCTCAATTCGCTGCCGCTTTCCCGTGGTTCGAGCAAGCTCTATGGCTTCGAGGCGGCGGTTCTTGGCCTTCTTACATTCTTTGCAGCGTTTGGGGGGATTTTGAAGTTGCTTATCTTTGAAAAATATCTGCTCGCCGACGGTCCAAACAAATTCTTGTGCACAATCGATGCAGAGGATATTGGTGTCCTCGAACTCACTGGCCGCACTGGATGAGGGCGTCACGGTTTCGGCGTAATTATTGGTGGTCATACCCAAACCCTCCGTTTCAATTGGTGCGTATGTCGGCATGCGAGGACCTGTGATCGAAGTTATCTGTTAAAGCTGACCGAAGCGAAATTCGAGTCAAAATACCCGA
This sequence is a window from Acidobacteriota bacterium. Protein-coding genes within it:
- a CDS encoding matrixin family metalloprotease translates to MRTFRSIANTALLVAAVATTAFGSYMPAIAGKAEPQGLRWKDRVIKIAVSNSVVDQNTNIKTDSDVIGAIRRSLAAWERVSDVRIEFELSDRLNVSPSGANGDGVSLITIAQTPENLLLFSKDPQAESAKTRVFYNRRNFITEADIVLNPFQQFSTDGTFGTFDLESTLTHEIGHLLGLRHSAVLGATMSGSLPKNGTFGLADLSARSLAESDIAAIRELYGAGAETDGCCAAFVGKLNSGSPKPAKGVTVWAEETGTGRVSAISELQADGSFRLGGLPAGTYSVFWQKEDDLSPSPLSVLGTYRVAKDETRSVNERINFTRSELGVNFVGINGQLSDTAVSLTSGREYTIFLGGKNLDHRKLEIEFNSPYITLSPNTIAPQDFGTGISVVSLVVKVHEDTPAGVYSIFVTGEDGAIHSLIGALNIQ
- a CDS encoding zinc-ribbon domain containing protein — protein: MTTNNYAETVTPSSSAASEFEDTNILCIDCAQEFVWTVGEQIFFKDKQLQNPPKRCKECKKAKNRRLEAIELARTTGKRQRIEVRAECAKCSVVTTVPFYPCQGRPVYCRDCFAAMSGDMLTAANGHN